One Aster yellows witches'-broom phytoplasma AYWB DNA segment encodes these proteins:
- the mnmE gene encoding tRNA uridine-5-carboxymethylaminomethyl(34) synthesis GTPase MnmE produces the protein MFFDTIAAISTPLGTGGVSVIRVSGNNSITEINKIFKGKNLIKAKTHTITHGFILNKDQTILDEVLISVFKTPNSFTGENVVEINAHGGILITQMVLERILSLDIRLAFPGEFSQRAYLNGKMDLIQAESIMDLIHATNENAIKIANSGLQKYTSQLVTSLRDQILNLIAQIEVNIDYPEYDDIPQITQQKIALEVQSLIKQLENILSHSHKNRYLKEGIKTLIIGRPNVGKSSLLNAFLNENKAIVSDISGTTRDFVEAYFNCRGFTLHLIDTAGIRKTDDPIEKIGILRTEKMLLQAELILLVLDQSNYLQEEDIQLLQLTQNYPRIIIGNKVDLKSDKLISSLCDYSSQLTPQEIISVSSLDKTGFFELQQTILKKFQLNDIKPKDFNYFSNARHINQIQIALRSFQDLQQALLQSMPIDIYSIDLTKAYQALGQIIGENQENSLIKELFSKFCLGK, from the coding sequence ATGTTTTTTGATACTATTGCTGCTATTTCAACTCCTTTAGGAACAGGAGGAGTTAGTGTAATTAGGGTTTCTGGCAACAATTCTATTACAGAAATAAATAAAATTTTTAAAGGCAAAAACCTTATCAAAGCCAAAACACATACCATTACTCACGGTTTTATCCTTAATAAAGACCAAACTATTTTAGATGAAGTTTTGATTTCTGTTTTTAAAACTCCTAATTCTTTTACTGGAGAAAATGTCGTAGAAATTAATGCTCATGGCGGTATTTTAATTACTCAAATGGTTTTAGAAAGAATTTTGTCATTAGATATTAGATTGGCTTTTCCAGGTGAATTCAGTCAAAGAGCCTATCTTAATGGGAAAATGGACCTAATTCAAGCTGAATCTATTATGGACCTAATTCATGCCACTAATGAAAATGCCATTAAAATTGCTAATTCTGGTTTGCAAAAATATACTTCTCAATTAGTGACTTCATTGCGCGACCAAATTCTTAATTTAATTGCTCAAATTGAAGTTAATATTGATTATCCTGAATATGATGATATTCCTCAAATCACCCAACAAAAAATTGCTTTGGAAGTCCAAAGTTTAATCAAACAATTAGAAAATATTTTGAGCCACTCCCATAAAAATAGATATCTTAAAGAAGGAATAAAAACTTTAATTATTGGACGTCCTAATGTTGGTAAATCAAGTCTTCTTAATGCTTTTTTAAATGAAAATAAAGCTATTGTTTCTGATATTTCAGGCACTACCAGAGATTTTGTTGAAGCTTATTTTAATTGTCGAGGTTTTACTCTTCATTTAATTGATACTGCAGGAATTCGTAAAACTGATGATCCCATTGAAAAAATAGGAATTTTAAGAACAGAAAAAATGCTTTTACAAGCAGAATTAATTTTATTAGTTTTAGACCAAAGCAATTATTTGCAAGAAGAAGATATCCAACTTTTGCAATTAACCCAAAATTATCCTCGTATTATTATAGGAAACAAAGTGGATTTGAAAAGTGATAAATTAATTTCTTCCCTTTGTGATTACTCTTCCCAATTAACTCCACAAGAAATTATTTCAGTTTCAAGCTTGGATAAAACAGGGTTTTTTGAGTTACAACAAACAATTTTAAAAAAATTCCAATTAAATGATATTAAGCCCAAAGATTTTAATTATTTTTCTAATGCAAGACACATTAATCAAATCCAAATTGCTCTTCGATCTTTTCAAGATTTGCAACAAGCCCTTTTGCAATCAATGCCAATAGATATTTATTCTATTGATCTTACTAAAGCCTATCAAGCATTAGGACAAATTATAGGTGAAAATCAAGAAAATAGTTTAATTAAAGAATTGTTTTCTAAATTTTGTTTAGGAAAATAA
- a CDS encoding DHH family phosphoesterase produces MKIIYNKIKAFETIIIHGHTNPDGDCYGAQLGLKDAITATFPQKKVYVVGQQNPSLSFVGVMDEVCDSLYQNALAIVVDCGQENKISDQRFKLAKDTIRIDHHLLIDNYCNYQWVDANYSSCSQMIFEFKEKCNMKLTSKGALAIYVGMVTDTGNFCFDRVDQKTLKAASSLLAFDLYVSQIFFHLNKETLALFQYKAYIYQNVVTSQGFVYVFISQETLKKFNLHIDVAASLVNILGNLENHPIWAFFLEQPDLTIRARIRSRGPEINSIARQFKGGGHLRACGATLKNNQEMNLFIAKIKDSIKAFETKSQNQN; encoded by the coding sequence ATGAAAATTATTTACAATAAAATTAAAGCTTTTGAAACAATTATTATTCACGGACACACCAACCCAGATGGTGATTGTTACGGAGCTCAACTAGGTTTAAAAGATGCAATTACAGCAACTTTTCCTCAAAAAAAAGTTTATGTAGTAGGACAACAAAATCCTTCTTTATCTTTTGTAGGTGTGATGGATGAAGTTTGTGATTCTTTGTACCAAAACGCTCTTGCTATTGTCGTTGATTGTGGTCAAGAAAACAAAATTAGTGACCAAAGATTTAAATTAGCCAAAGATACAATTAGAATTGATCATCATTTATTAATAGATAATTACTGTAATTATCAATGGGTAGATGCTAATTATTCTTCTTGTTCTCAAATGATTTTTGAATTTAAAGAAAAATGCAATATGAAATTAACTTCTAAAGGTGCTTTGGCTATTTATGTAGGTATGGTAACTGATACTGGTAATTTTTGTTTTGATAGAGTTGACCAAAAAACCCTCAAAGCTGCTTCTTCCTTACTTGCTTTTGATCTTTATGTATCACAAATATTTTTTCACCTCAATAAAGAAACTCTTGCTTTGTTTCAATATAAAGCCTATATTTATCAAAATGTAGTTACTTCCCAAGGCTTTGTTTACGTTTTTATTTCTCAAGAAACATTGAAAAAATTTAACTTACATATTGACGTTGCCGCAAGTTTAGTTAATATTTTGGGTAATTTAGAAAATCATCCAATTTGGGCTTTTTTCTTAGAACAACCAGATTTAACAATTAGAGCTCGTATTCGTTCTCGTGGTCCTGAAATTAATTCCATTGCTAGACAATTTAAAGGCGGAGGTCATCTCAGAGCTTGTGGTGCTACTTTAAAAAACAATCAAGAAATGAATCTTTTCATAGCTAAAATAAAAGATTCAATTAAAGCTTTTGAAACCAAATCCCAAAACCAAAACTAA
- a CDS encoding extracellular solute-binding protein: protein MVSKDKLKIIHFFTFLFVILASIVLFPKIDSNALRNNHEQELKEMLTKYKDKDSEAWKKFLAKPIEIVFWHRLDPEKEKEKPKTVLEEIIENFRKDYPNIKVKTEYKPSWSGIVKNINVALPANNEPHLIVSYADHLVNYYESGKLVPLDGFKEHTNSKIKLEPCPETNPPTEKKTYFYPNFEDEAQLPLGDEKEPGKWYSLPFSKSIELMYYNQDYFKHLKETIKKEQKNEIDSDFKSYFENYESNFEGKLKDGITWEKMENLCKVIKQVDPEKIPISYDSESNLFIVSSEQRGIEYTTSPTKKDSSSHEVGVRFNNPDAKTMIKDFKKFYDKKYLITRKLSGESYTTHLFMNQKILMDISSSNGFEYISKAPFKVGVTSVPYWKKGKQGLDSGKRKVLQQGSNINLFYKKDKDEVLASWLFLKYLTSKKTNEKLIKKISQFPTHPCYEKSVKPEKINFENSSKNKDSKNSELNKDIFEFMKEEREKDKDSSKKGNPIYFFSPTFRKSQISRIVVEKLVIDCFLDKDLDKNIDKLFNEAQQKAES, encoded by the coding sequence GTGGTATCAAAGGATAAATTAAAAATCATTCATTTTTTTACTTTCTTATTTGTCATTTTAGCATCTATTGTATTATTTCCTAAAATTGATTCTAATGCTTTAAGAAATAATCATGAACAAGAATTAAAAGAAATGCTTACTAAATATAAAGATAAAGATAGTGAAGCATGGAAAAAATTCCTAGCAAAACCGATCGAAATTGTTTTTTGGCATCGTTTAGATCCTGAAAAAGAAAAAGAAAAACCGAAAACTGTTTTAGAAGAAATTATTGAAAATTTTAGAAAAGATTATCCTAATATCAAAGTAAAAACAGAATATAAACCTAGTTGGAGTGGGATTGTTAAAAACATTAATGTAGCTCTTCCAGCCAACAACGAACCTCATTTAATTGTTTCTTATGCTGATCATTTAGTAAATTATTATGAATCAGGTAAATTAGTTCCCCTTGATGGATTTAAAGAACACACCAATTCAAAAATTAAATTAGAACCTTGCCCAGAAACAAATCCTCCAACAGAAAAAAAAACATATTTTTATCCCAATTTTGAAGATGAGGCTCAATTGCCTTTAGGTGATGAAAAAGAACCAGGGAAATGGTATTCCTTGCCATTTTCTAAATCTATTGAATTGATGTATTATAATCAAGATTATTTTAAACATTTAAAAGAAACAATTAAAAAAGAACAAAAAAATGAAATCGATTCTGATTTTAAATCTTATTTTGAAAATTATGAATCTAATTTTGAAGGCAAACTTAAAGATGGTATTACATGGGAAAAAATGGAAAATTTATGCAAAGTAATTAAACAAGTTGACCCTGAAAAAATCCCTATTTCTTATGATTCTGAATCTAATTTATTTATTGTATCTTCCGAACAAAGAGGAATTGAATATACAACTTCACCAACTAAAAAAGATTCATCAAGTCATGAAGTAGGAGTGCGCTTTAATAATCCAGATGCTAAAACAATGATTAAAGATTTTAAAAAATTTTATGATAAAAAATATTTAATTACTCGTAAATTATCTGGTGAAAGCTATACTACTCATTTATTTATGAATCAAAAAATTTTAATGGATATTTCTTCTTCTAATGGATTTGAATATATTTCTAAAGCTCCATTTAAAGTAGGAGTAACTTCAGTTCCTTATTGGAAAAAAGGAAAACAAGGTCTTGATTCAGGTAAAAGAAAAGTTTTACAACAAGGATCCAATATTAATTTATTTTATAAAAAAGATAAAGATGAAGTGCTTGCTTCTTGGTTGTTTTTAAAATATTTAACTTCAAAAAAAACAAATGAAAAATTAATCAAAAAAATTAGCCAATTTCCTACTCATCCTTGTTATGAAAAAAGCGTTAAACCAGAAAAAATAAATTTTGAAAATTCTTCCAAAAATAAAGATTCTAAAAATTCAGAACTAAATAAAGATATTTTTGAATTTATGAAAGAAGAAAGAGAAAAAGACAAAGATTCATCTAAAAAAGGCAACCCCATTTATTTTTTTTCTCCCACTTTTAGAAAATCCCAGATTTCACGTATAGTTGTAGAAAAATTAGTAATAGATTGTTTTTTAGATAAAGACTTAGACAAAAACATCGATAAATTATTTAACGAAGCTCAACAAAAAGCAGAATCATAA
- a CDS encoding carbohydrate ABC transporter permease, translating into MSNNKKKLIFAKLKKHLPKVCATFIKYFFLSLFALFLAIPFYWMLNLALQDNPAYPSFFPKDLTWNNFSFLFTRYSLFSTFLKTLVVVFFSTVLGIFVSVITAFALSILEFKTKKIILGVFLITTMITTESMFLTNYQTVARLGFVDSGQGTRVFGGIYLAMILPFLINVFHIFLLMQNIKKIPKELYLSAKVDGSSDWIFLYKILTPLLRDNIINIIIFRAVAAWNAYLWPELVGGKLLTNMIRNIFDSEKNQHLVNQQMAATVLMTLPLVLLFVFCKRYVLEGKLNSGIKG; encoded by the coding sequence ATGTCAAATAACAAAAAAAAACTCATTTTTGCTAAACTTAAAAAACATTTACCCAAAGTTTGTGCCACTTTTATCAAATACTTTTTTTTATCTCTTTTTGCTCTTTTTTTGGCTATTCCTTTTTATTGGATGCTAAATTTAGCTCTACAAGACAATCCTGCTTATCCTAGTTTTTTTCCTAAAGATTTGACGTGGAACAACTTTTCTTTTTTATTTACCCGTTATAGTTTGTTTTCAACTTTTTTAAAAACCCTTGTTGTTGTTTTTTTCTCTACTGTTTTAGGTATTTTTGTCTCTGTTATAACTGCTTTTGCTCTTAGTATTTTAGAATTTAAAACTAAAAAAATTATATTAGGAGTCTTTTTAATCACAACTATGATAACTACTGAAAGTATGTTTTTAACTAACTATCAAACAGTTGCGCGCCTAGGTTTTGTTGATTCTGGTCAAGGTACGCGCGTTTTTGGTGGCATTTATTTAGCAATGATACTTCCCTTTCTAATCAATGTATTTCATATTTTTTTATTAATGCAAAATATCAAAAAAATTCCCAAAGAACTCTATTTATCTGCCAAAGTTGATGGTAGTAGTGATTGGATTTTTTTATACAAAATTTTAACTCCACTTTTAAGAGATAATATCATTAATATCATTATTTTTAGAGCAGTTGCTGCTTGGAATGCTTACTTATGGCCTGAACTTGTAGGTGGAAAATTGCTTACTAATATGATTAGAAATATTTTTGACTCTGAAAAAAACCAACATTTAGTCAATCAACAAATGGCAGCTACTGTTTTGATGACATTACCTTTAGTTTTGTTGTTCGTTTTTTGTAAAAGATATGTTTTAGAAGGAAAATTAAACAGTGGTATCAAAGGATAA
- a CDS encoding carbohydrate ABC transporter permease, translating to MSLLKKLFHHNSTKYSKHNHWYYLAPALILMVLFNFYPLVKTLFISLDSRYNKFADTFSYSFNFSNYTTTFCDPDFRTTLFNTFLLVFTAVPISIFLSLMIALALKSVYNHFLKNIFQTIFFLPYLTNPVIMGMVFAVIFYHNSFGIQVRPEGFFNSFFGIQKDWINIAAPYSHKMFVLIFYVVWKSLPFQILIFSAGLKNISKDYYDAARIDGATKITIFRKITLPLLTPTIFYQLIITIIQVFKEYESVIGVFGSSDTTKVNTVVGYIYQQLEGTLMDSYSRGAAATVILLLISILFTAINFFFFEKKLNK from the coding sequence ATGTCATTGCTAAAAAAACTTTTCCATCACAATTCCACTAAATATTCCAAACACAATCATTGGTATTATTTGGCACCTGCCTTAATTCTTATGGTTTTATTTAATTTTTATCCTTTGGTAAAAACGCTTTTTATTTCTTTGGATAGTAGATATAATAAATTTGCAGATACATTTTCTTATTCATTTAATTTTTCCAATTACACTACTACTTTTTGTGATCCTGATTTTAGAACCACTCTTTTTAACACTTTTTTACTTGTTTTTACTGCTGTTCCTATTTCTATTTTTTTATCTTTAATGATTGCCTTAGCACTTAAAAGTGTTTATAATCATTTTTTAAAAAATATTTTTCAAACCATTTTTTTCCTTCCTTATTTAACAAATCCTGTTATTATGGGAATGGTTTTTGCAGTTATTTTTTATCACAATAGTTTTGGCATCCAAGTGCGTCCTGAAGGTTTTTTTAATTCTTTTTTTGGGATCCAAAAAGATTGGATTAACATTGCAGCTCCTTATTCACATAAAATGTTTGTTTTAATTTTTTATGTAGTGTGGAAATCCCTTCCTTTCCAAATTTTAATTTTTAGTGCGGGATTAAAAAACATTAGTAAAGATTATTACGATGCTGCTAGAATTGACGGCGCTACCAAAATAACTATTTTTAGAAAAATTACTCTCCCCCTACTTACTCCTACTATTTTTTATCAACTTATTATTACAATAATTCAAGTTTTTAAAGAATATGAATCTGTTATTGGAGTTTTTGGTAGTTCCGATACTACTAAGGTAAATACTGTGGTAGGCTATATTTATCAACAATTAGAAGGAACTTTAATGGATTCTTATTCCAGAGGCGCTGCAGCCACTGTTATTTTGCTTTTAATTTCTATTCTTTTTACTGCCATTAATTTTTTCTTTTTTGAAAAGAAATTAAATAAATAA
- a CDS encoding ABC transporter ATP-binding protein has translation MGIKLEQVSKIFIEKKTKKETYAVKKIDINIPKGKLVSLLGPSGCGKSTTLYMIAGLHPISSGKIFFSNKDVTNLPIEKRSIGLVFQNYALYPHMTVRQNISFPLENLKFSRDIIVPKVEEIAKLVGIADHLDKKPQQLSGGQQQRVAIARALVKEPQVLLLDEPLSNLDAGLRLKTREEIRRIQRKTGITAIFVTHDQEEAMSISDEICLMNKGQIQQKGAPQEVYANPNNLFVAKFLGNPLISIFEGKITFGKVTIGDSLLFDFSSNKTLKNLKQEIYVAIRPESYWFDTNGNFEIEPLFLENVGRNLMMLARHPQAVKNTFRLVFDEKSKDIIFPQGFVAKKKIRFQIKENKCFLFDKKTENRIF, from the coding sequence ATGGGTATAAAATTAGAACAAGTTTCTAAAATTTTCATTGAAAAAAAAACTAAAAAAGAAACTTATGCTGTAAAAAAAATTGACATCAATATTCCTAAAGGAAAATTAGTGAGTCTTTTAGGTCCTTCGGGTTGTGGCAAATCAACTACTCTTTACATGATTGCAGGACTTCATCCTATTTCGTCTGGAAAAATATTTTTTAGCAACAAAGATGTCACTAACTTACCTATTGAAAAAAGAAGTATTGGTTTAGTTTTCCAAAATTACGCCCTATATCCTCATATGACAGTTAGACAAAATATTTCCTTTCCGCTGGAAAATTTAAAATTTTCACGCGACATTATTGTGCCAAAAGTAGAAGAAATTGCCAAGTTAGTGGGAATTGCTGATCATTTAGATAAAAAACCTCAGCAACTTTCAGGCGGACAACAACAACGCGTTGCAATTGCCAGAGCTTTGGTAAAAGAACCTCAAGTTTTGCTTTTGGACGAGCCCTTATCCAACTTAGATGCAGGTTTACGCCTCAAAACTAGAGAAGAAATTAGAAGAATCCAACGAAAAACCGGAATCACTGCTATTTTTGTCACACACGACCAAGAAGAAGCAATGTCTATTAGTGATGAAATTTGTTTAATGAATAAAGGACAAATCCAACAAAAAGGTGCTCCTCAAGAAGTTTATGCTAATCCTAACAATTTGTTTGTTGCCAAATTTTTAGGTAATCCGCTCATATCTATTTTTGAAGGAAAAATTACTTTTGGAAAAGTAACTATTGGAGATTCACTTCTTTTTGATTTTTCTTCTAACAAAACTTTAAAAAATCTAAAACAAGAAATCTATGTAGCCATTCGTCCTGAAAGTTATTGGTTTGATACAAACGGTAATTTTGAAATCGAACCTCTCTTTTTAGAAAATGTAGGCAGAAATTTAATGATGTTAGCAAGACATCCTCAAGCTGTTAAAAACACTTTCCGCCTTGTCTTTGATGAAAAAAGTAAAGATATTATTTTTCCCCAAGGATTTGTTGCCAAGAAAAAAATTAGATTTCAAATTAAAGAAAATAAGTGTTTTCTTTTTGATAAAAAAACCGAAAATAGGATTTTTTAA
- the asnS gene encoding asparagine--tRNA ligase: protein MKISIKDIFQKPELFYQKKILLNGWVRNCRYQKKLIFIDLNDGTFLENLQIVCKEIKNIETADINEFQENQKFNNNNKSSNNINLEKLKEILQIGASLQVEGILKATNNLKTPFEISAQNISLLGTSDFSYPLQPKKHSKVFLRQISHLRVRTKLFGAVFRIRNTAFFALHSFFQKKGFFHINTPIITPNDGEGVGELFQITTLNLEVLPQTKNIPNAFKPVNENTSKKGIDYKKDFFGKKVFLTVTGQLEAEAMALGLNKVYTFGPTFRSEKSNTTRHAAEFWMLEPEMAFCDLSQNLKVAQEMLQFVISKCLEQNYQDIEFLDKTEKNGLIEELQNIAEEKEFLTVKYEQALEILQKSNTKFENPLFYGVDLATEHEKYLTEKHFKKPVFIVDWPKEIKAFYMKNNPDQKTVAAMDLLFPRVGELIGGSQREENLSVLIEKMNQMKISQKDLEWYLDLRRFGGCIHSGFGLGFERLLIFLTGLDNIRDVIAFPRTYHNLVF from the coding sequence AAATGACGGTACTTTTTTGGAAAATTTACAAATTGTTTGTAAAGAAATCAAAAACATCGAAACTGCCGACATTAACGAATTTCAAGAAAATCAAAAATTCAACAACAACAACAAATCTTCAAATAACATTAATTTAGAAAAATTAAAAGAAATTTTGCAAATTGGGGCTTCTTTGCAAGTAGAAGGTATTCTAAAAGCAACCAATAATCTCAAAACTCCTTTTGAAATTAGTGCCCAAAATATTTCTCTTTTAGGCACAAGTGATTTTTCTTATCCACTTCAACCCAAAAAACATTCAAAGGTTTTTTTGAGACAAATATCTCATCTAAGAGTGCGAACTAAACTTTTTGGAGCAGTTTTTCGCATTAGAAATACAGCTTTTTTTGCCCTTCACAGTTTTTTTCAAAAAAAAGGCTTTTTTCATATCAACACTCCCATTATCACTCCTAATGATGGAGAAGGCGTGGGTGAATTATTTCAAATTACAACCCTTAATTTAGAAGTTTTGCCACAAACAAAAAACATTCCAAATGCTTTCAAACCTGTCAACGAAAATACCAGTAAAAAAGGAATTGATTATAAAAAAGATTTTTTTGGCAAAAAAGTTTTTTTAACAGTAACAGGTCAACTAGAAGCAGAAGCGATGGCTTTGGGTTTGAATAAAGTCTACACTTTTGGTCCTACTTTTAGATCTGAAAAATCAAATACTACAAGACATGCCGCTGAATTTTGGATGTTAGAACCTGAAATGGCTTTTTGCGATTTATCTCAAAATTTAAAAGTCGCCCAAGAAATGTTACAATTCGTTATTTCTAAATGTTTAGAACAAAATTATCAAGATATAGAATTTTTGGACAAGACAGAAAAAAACGGTTTAATTGAAGAATTACAAAACATCGCTGAGGAAAAAGAATTTTTGACAGTAAAATACGAACAAGCTTTAGAAATTTTGCAAAAAAGTAACACCAAATTTGAAAATCCCCTTTTTTATGGAGTCGATTTGGCAACCGAACATGAAAAATACTTAACCGAAAAACACTTTAAAAAACCTGTTTTTATTGTTGATTGGCCCAAAGAAATTAAAGCTTTTTACATGAAAAATAATCCCGATCAAAAAACAGTAGCCGCAATGGATCTTTTGTTTCCACGTGTAGGAGAATTAATTGGTGGATCACAAAGAGAAGAAAATTTATCAGTTTTAATTGAAAAAATGAACCAAATGAAAATTTCTCAAAAAGATTTGGAATGGTATTTAGATTTGCGCCGTTTTGGTGGATGCATTCATTCAGGTTTTGGCTTAGGATTTGAAAGACTTCTAATTTTTTTAACAGGATTAGACAATATTCGTGATGTAATTGCTTTTCCAAGAACTTATCATAATTTGGTTTTTTAA